A stretch of the Capsicum annuum cultivar UCD-10X-F1 chromosome 10, UCD10Xv1.1, whole genome shotgun sequence genome encodes the following:
- the LOC107844948 gene encoding uncharacterized protein LOC107844948 isoform X1 codes for MTRRGSMVQNPAVKSVGNFSTRFSLPSFLKRVRKLTDSQKDAISRTGFGKLLLIPTQMLSKNLLVELMERWDIKKRAFVLHPGEITTSLLDVALILGLRVTGNPVLLREDTPFLDLEREYSVSLWNRKITVASLEQRLDSLAETTNEDFVRSFLLYMFGTFLFPNTNGKIDSRYVYLLRDMDKVNSFAWGAAVLADVFHWLYKRKKEKVQYVGGCLIFLQIWCFEHIDIARPRLMSSKIPRVCNWESTKSHHRQWFTTKFKELETNQIIWNLELTSDESNSDIIKELLEAEKRTWPGMNPQSSEDTSSHIDHTVKSGFQSMGRLIVDLEAVSETENYRVAHRVQTLSSDESLPETVSRSSACHYLGKENELSEHPQISGADVAIVISSDDDWEDDLQKKSQTLEEQIVHLKNKIGELTRENKILKTQLFSSLKFEEQNKKLKDEIENLRQENEESCVSTNSLVTRLVKLVFDEITDT; via the exons ATGACCCGAAGAGGATCCATGGTTCAAAACCCGGCCGTCAAATCA GTTGGGAACTTCAGTACTAGATTCTCTTTGCCATCCTTTCTAAAGCGTGTTAGGAAGTTGACTGATAGTCAAAAGGATGCCATAAGTAGGACTGGGTTTGGAAAGTTGCTCCTCATTCCGACTCAAATGCTTTCCAAAAACCTACTGGTTGAACTGATGGAAAGATGGGATATCAAAAAACGTGCTTTTGTACTTCATCCCGGTGAGATAACCACATCTCTGCTGGATGTTGCACTAATTTTGGGATTACGAGTTACAGGAAATCCTGTTCTTTTACGAGAAGATACACCTTTCTTAGATCTAGAAAGAGAATATAGTGTTTCCCTGTGGAATAGAAAAATCACGGTTGCATCATTAGAACAAAGACTCGATTCCCTCGCTGAgacaaccaatgaagattttgtGAGGTCTTTCTTGTTATACATGTTTGGAACTTTTCTTTTTCCAAATACAAATGGCAAAATTGATTCTCGATATGTATATCTTCTCCGAGACATGGATAAAGTGAACAGTTTTGCTTGGGGAGCAGCTGTTCTTGCAGATGTATTTCACTGGTTGTACAAGAGAAAGAAGGAAAAAGTACAGTATGTTGGAGGTTGTCTTATTTTTCTTCAA ATATGGTGCTTTGAACACATTGACATTGCTCGTCCACGTTTAATGAGCTCTAAGATCCCCCGTGTCTGCAATTGGGAAAGTACTAAATCTCATCATAGACAATGGTTCACTACCAAATTCAAAGAACTAGAGACTAATCAG ATAATTTGGAACCTTGAACTGACCTCGGATGAGTCCAATAGTGACATAATCAAAGAGTTGCTGGAAGCAGAAAAGAGAACATGGCCTGGCATGAACCCACAATCTTCAGAGGATACATCGTCACATATT GACCATACTGTGAAAAGTGGATTCCAGTCAATGGGTCGTTTGATTGTTGACCTGGAAGCTGTATCAGAGACTGAAAATTACAGAGTGGCACATAGAGTGCAAACTCTTTCTTCTGATGAAAGTTTGCCTGAAACTGTATCAAGATCTTCTGCGTGCCACTATTTGGGAAAAGAAAATGAACTCTCAGAGCATCCACAGATTTCAGGAGCAGATGTCGCTATAGTAATCAGCAGTGAT GATGATTGGGAGGATGATCTGCAGAAGAAAAGCCAAACTCTGGAAGAGCAGATAGTTCATCTAAAGAACAAAATTGGTGAGTTGACGAGAGAGAACAAAATTCTGAAAACCCAACTATTCTCAAGTCTGAAGTTTGAAGAGCAGAACAAGAAACTAAAGGATGAAATTGAAAATCTACGGCAAGAAAATGAAGAATCGTGTGTATCAACCAACTCTCTCGTGACTCGATTAGTAAAACTTGTCTTTGATGAGATCACGGATACATAA
- the LOC107844948 gene encoding protein MAIN-LIKE 1 isoform X2 has translation MTRRGSMVQNPAVKSVGNFSTRFSLPSFLKRVRKLTDSQKDAISRTGFGKLLLIPTQMLSKNLLVELMERWDIKKRAFVLHPGEITTSLLDVALILGLRVTGNPVLLREDTPFLDLEREYSVSLWNRKITVASLEQRLDSLAETTNEDFVRSFLLYMFGTFLFPNTNGKIDSRYVYLLRDMDKVNSFAWGAAVLADVFHWLYKRKKEKVQYVGGCLIFLQIIWNLELTSDESNSDIIKELLEAEKRTWPGMNPQSSEDTSSHIDHTVKSGFQSMGRLIVDLEAVSETENYRVAHRVQTLSSDESLPETVSRSSACHYLGKENELSEHPQISGADVAIVISSDDDWEDDLQKKSQTLEEQIVHLKNKIGELTRENKILKTQLFSSLKFEEQNKKLKDEIENLRQENEESCVSTNSLVTRLVKLVFDEITDT, from the exons ATGACCCGAAGAGGATCCATGGTTCAAAACCCGGCCGTCAAATCA GTTGGGAACTTCAGTACTAGATTCTCTTTGCCATCCTTTCTAAAGCGTGTTAGGAAGTTGACTGATAGTCAAAAGGATGCCATAAGTAGGACTGGGTTTGGAAAGTTGCTCCTCATTCCGACTCAAATGCTTTCCAAAAACCTACTGGTTGAACTGATGGAAAGATGGGATATCAAAAAACGTGCTTTTGTACTTCATCCCGGTGAGATAACCACATCTCTGCTGGATGTTGCACTAATTTTGGGATTACGAGTTACAGGAAATCCTGTTCTTTTACGAGAAGATACACCTTTCTTAGATCTAGAAAGAGAATATAGTGTTTCCCTGTGGAATAGAAAAATCACGGTTGCATCATTAGAACAAAGACTCGATTCCCTCGCTGAgacaaccaatgaagattttgtGAGGTCTTTCTTGTTATACATGTTTGGAACTTTTCTTTTTCCAAATACAAATGGCAAAATTGATTCTCGATATGTATATCTTCTCCGAGACATGGATAAAGTGAACAGTTTTGCTTGGGGAGCAGCTGTTCTTGCAGATGTATTTCACTGGTTGTACAAGAGAAAGAAGGAAAAAGTACAGTATGTTGGAGGTTGTCTTATTTTTCTTCAA ATAATTTGGAACCTTGAACTGACCTCGGATGAGTCCAATAGTGACATAATCAAAGAGTTGCTGGAAGCAGAAAAGAGAACATGGCCTGGCATGAACCCACAATCTTCAGAGGATACATCGTCACATATT GACCATACTGTGAAAAGTGGATTCCAGTCAATGGGTCGTTTGATTGTTGACCTGGAAGCTGTATCAGAGACTGAAAATTACAGAGTGGCACATAGAGTGCAAACTCTTTCTTCTGATGAAAGTTTGCCTGAAACTGTATCAAGATCTTCTGCGTGCCACTATTTGGGAAAAGAAAATGAACTCTCAGAGCATCCACAGATTTCAGGAGCAGATGTCGCTATAGTAATCAGCAGTGAT GATGATTGGGAGGATGATCTGCAGAAGAAAAGCCAAACTCTGGAAGAGCAGATAGTTCATCTAAAGAACAAAATTGGTGAGTTGACGAGAGAGAACAAAATTCTGAAAACCCAACTATTCTCAAGTCTGAAGTTTGAAGAGCAGAACAAGAAACTAAAGGATGAAATTGAAAATCTACGGCAAGAAAATGAAGAATCGTGTGTATCAACCAACTCTCTCGTGACTCGATTAGTAAAACTTGTCTTTGATGAGATCACGGATACATAA